Proteins encoded by one window of Streptomyces sp. NBC_01477:
- a CDS encoding SGNH/GDSL hydrolase family protein — protein MENDVEYTSFVAVGDSFTEGMSDLLPDGSYRGWADLLAARLAALPRSADAGGFRYANLAVRGKLIRQIAEDQVDTAAAMGADLVTLVGGLNDVLRPGCDVDAVCGHLESAVARLAPSCRQLVLMRSPARRGPVATRFLPRMEQLFAFVDDLAARHGAVVVDLYGAEVLGDQRMWADDRLHLTAEGHERVAEAVWQALGLPARADWTLALPPAVRLGWAARRTADLRFTGRHLLPWIGRRLTGRSSGDGRPAKRPELLAYVPEPLPEPYEPGPVPSGPGG, from the coding sequence ATGGAGAACGATGTCGAATACACCAGTTTTGTCGCCGTCGGCGACTCCTTCACCGAGGGCATGTCGGACCTGCTGCCCGACGGCAGCTACCGGGGGTGGGCCGATCTGCTGGCGGCGCGGCTGGCCGCGCTGCCCCGCTCCGCGGACGCCGGAGGCTTCCGGTACGCGAATCTCGCGGTACGCGGCAAGCTGATCCGGCAGATCGCCGAGGACCAGGTGGACACCGCCGCCGCCATGGGCGCGGACCTGGTCACCCTGGTCGGCGGGCTCAACGACGTGCTGCGGCCCGGGTGCGACGTGGACGCGGTGTGCGGGCACCTGGAGAGCGCGGTCGCGCGGCTCGCGCCGTCCTGCCGGCAGCTGGTGCTGATGCGCAGCCCGGCCCGCCGCGGTCCTGTCGCCACCCGGTTCCTGCCGCGGATGGAGCAGCTGTTCGCCTTCGTCGACGACCTGGCCGCCCGGCACGGCGCGGTCGTGGTGGACCTCTACGGCGCCGAGGTGCTGGGCGACCAGCGGATGTGGGCCGACGACCGGCTGCACCTGACCGCGGAGGGCCACGAGCGGGTCGCCGAGGCGGTCTGGCAGGCGCTCGGCCTGCCCGCGCGGGCCGACTGGACGCTCGCCCTGCCGCCCGCGGTACGCCTCGGCTGGGCCGCCCGCCGCACCGCCGACCTGCGCTTCACCGGCCGGCACCTGCTGCCGTGGATCGGCCGCCGGCTGACCGGCCGCTCCTCCGGCGACGGCCGCCCGGCCAAGCGCCCGGAGCTGCTGGCGTACGTACCGGAGCCGCTGCCCGAGCCGTACGAGCCGGGTCCTGTGCCGTCCGGGCCGGGCGGCTGA
- a CDS encoding helix-turn-helix transcriptional regulator — translation MATTEFGHTLRRWRDRVSPETAGLPTGGRRRAAGLRREELALLAGISVDYVTRLEQGRAANPSEQVVEALGRALRVSADEREHLFHVAGLVPPGQGTVPAYIPPSVQRMLDRLTGTPVAVSDASWTLLLANPMYTALMGEHHGRERNAVWRNFLGSGTRVRHTPQSVRKLEAAQVAGLRATANRYPADQRLRRLIAELRAGSDRFAELWESGVLDRHDAARKTIDHPRVGILTLDCDLLSVAGSDLRIMVYTAEPGTEDAERLALLAVLGTQTLVG, via the coding sequence ATGGCGACCACGGAGTTCGGGCACACCCTGCGGCGCTGGCGGGACCGGGTGTCCCCGGAGACGGCGGGGCTGCCCACGGGCGGGCGGCGGCGCGCGGCCGGGCTGCGCCGGGAGGAACTGGCGCTGCTGGCCGGGATATCGGTCGACTACGTCACCCGTCTCGAACAGGGCAGGGCGGCCAATCCGTCGGAGCAGGTCGTGGAGGCCCTGGGCCGGGCGCTGCGGGTGTCGGCCGACGAGCGCGAGCATCTCTTCCACGTCGCCGGGCTGGTGCCGCCGGGGCAGGGCACGGTGCCCGCGTACATCCCGCCGAGCGTCCAGCGGATGCTGGACCGGCTGACCGGGACGCCCGTCGCGGTCTCCGACGCGAGCTGGACGCTGCTGCTCGCCAACCCGATGTACACGGCGCTGATGGGCGAGCACCACGGCAGGGAGCGCAACGCGGTGTGGCGCAACTTCCTCGGCTCGGGCACCCGGGTGCGCCACACACCGCAGTCGGTGCGCAAGCTGGAGGCCGCCCAGGTCGCCGGGCTGCGCGCGACCGCGAACCGGTATCCGGCCGACCAGCGGCTGCGCCGGCTGATCGCGGAGCTGCGCGCGGGCAGCGACCGCTTCGCCGAGCTGTGGGAATCCGGGGTCCTGGACCGGCACGACGCGGCCCGGAAGACCATCGACCACCCGCGGGTGGGCATCCTGACGCTGGACTGCGACCTGCTCAGCGTGGCCGGCAGCGATCTGCGGATCATGGTCTACACGGCCGAGCCCGGCACCGAGGACGCCGAGCGGCTCGCGCTGCTGGCGGTGCTCGGCACCCAGACCCTCGTCGGATAG
- a CDS encoding SDR family NAD(P)-dependent oxidoreductase yields MTTTLITGANKGLGYETARRLIAAGHTVHLGSRDAERGRLAAERLGARAVQLDITDDASVAAAVEAVEADGGLDVLINNAGVQHEMTKDGAVTGAADLTADIMRATFETNVFGTVRVTRAFLPLLQRSAAPVVVNVSSALGSLARVSEPGSPAYAYPGVAYPASKTAVNMLTVQYAKAFPALRINAVEPGHTATDLNGSTGHQSVEEGAEIIVRMAQLGPEGPTGGYFAADGALPW; encoded by the coding sequence ATGACAACGACACTGATCACCGGAGCGAACAAGGGCCTCGGCTACGAGACCGCCCGCCGTCTCATCGCCGCGGGCCACACCGTCCACCTCGGCAGCCGCGACGCGGAACGCGGCCGGCTCGCCGCCGAGCGGCTGGGCGCACGGGCGGTCCAGCTCGACATCACCGACGACGCGTCCGTCGCGGCCGCGGTCGAGGCCGTCGAGGCGGACGGCGGCCTCGACGTACTGATCAACAACGCCGGCGTCCAGCACGAGATGACGAAGGACGGCGCCGTGACCGGCGCGGCGGACCTCACCGCGGACATCATGCGCGCCACGTTCGAGACGAACGTCTTCGGCACGGTACGCGTCACCCGCGCCTTCCTCCCGCTGCTCCAGCGGTCCGCGGCCCCCGTCGTGGTCAACGTCAGCAGCGCACTGGGCTCGCTGGCACGGGTCAGCGAGCCCGGAAGTCCGGCGTACGCCTACCCGGGGGTCGCCTACCCGGCGTCGAAGACCGCGGTCAACATGCTCACCGTGCAGTACGCGAAGGCGTTCCCCGCGCTGCGGATCAACGCGGTGGAGCCCGGCCACACCGCGACCGACCTGAACGGCAGCACCGGCCACCAGAGCGTCGAGGAGGGCGCTGAGATCATCGTCAGGATGGCGCAGCTGGGCCCCGAAGGCCCCACCGGCGGCTACTTCGCCGCCGACGGAGCCCTGCCCTGGTGA